A DNA window from Choristoneura fumiferana chromosome 2, NRCan_CFum_1, whole genome shotgun sequence contains the following coding sequences:
- the LOC141441355 gene encoding phospholipase A1-like isoform X2, producing the protein MVRASLVFVAAVCFIQVCQSQDVQVNGQSVQPRFLGGLNRYYVHYWDEGANGTRYTYLDNTQTAIDELDLIEETQTVAIVIHGRNDASFSDFTNTLVNSFIYSDKSVAVIVVDWSLVANLDYTTLFNSVPFVADDIISLISRMVTEIKISPQLVHIVGFDIGAHIAGIVSRDPRARVKKITGLSPAGEKWDANSRRLRATDADYVEVVHSDYLGVRALGIADQIGTVDLYLNTGTSQPGCSNNQCNHDRAWHVFAATLDTGGHLVGLRCETLADMTRNRCTGFPAVMLGTNALNKAGEGIYRVNTGRVYPFNV; encoded by the exons ATGGTCCGAGCTAGTCTGGTGTTCGTTGCAGCAGTTTGCTTCA TTCAAGTATGTCAAAGCCAAGACGTACAAGTTAACGGACAATCTGTGCAACCTCGCTTCTTAGGAGGTCTTAACAGATACTACGTACACTATTG GGACGAGGGAGCCAATGGAACTCGCTATACGTATTTGGACAACACTCAAACCGCTATCGATGAGTTAGACCTTATTGAAGAGACGCAGACTGTGGCCATAGTTATCCACGGCCGCAATGATGCTTCTTTCAGCGACTTTACCAATACACTGGTTAACT CTTTCATCTACAGCGACAAATCCGTAGCAGTGATTGTGGTGGACTGGTCTCTTGTAGCTAACTTGGACTACACTACACTATTCAACTCCGTGCCCTTCGTTGCTGATGATATTATATCTCTTATAAGCCGAATGGTGACAGAGATAAAAATAAGCCCGCAATTGGTACATATCGTAGGATTTGATATTGGTGCACACATAGCTGGCATTGTTAGCAGGGATCCACGTGCTAGAGTGAAGAAAATTACTG GTCTTTCGCCTGCTGGTGAAAAATGGGATGCTAATTCCCGCCGCCTAAGAGCTACCGATGCTGACTACGTGGAGGTAGTTCACTCCGACTACCTAGGTGTCAGAGCTTTGGGCATTGCTGACCAAATTGGCACTGTAGACTTGTACCTTAACACTGGTACTTCCCAACCGGGCTGCTCTAACAACCAATGTAACCACGACCGCGCTTGGCATGTGTTTGCTGCTACTCTAGATACTGGTGGTCACTTGGTTGGTCTTCGTTGTGAAACCCTTGCTGATATGACCAGGAACCGGTGCACGGGCTTCCCTGCAGTAATGTTGGGTACCAATGCTCTGAACAAAGCCGG ggaGGGTATCTACCGAGTTAACACTGGCAGAGTTTATCCTTTCAACGTGTAA
- the LOC141441355 gene encoding phospholipase A1-like isoform X1 — MVRASLVFVAAVCFIQVCQSQDVQVNGQSVQPRFLGGLNRYYVHYWDEGANGTRYTYLDNTQTAIDELDLIEETQTVAIVIHGRNDASFSDFTNTLVNSFIYSDKSVAVIVVDWSLVANLDYTTLFNSVPFVADDIISLISRMVTEIKISPQLVHIVGFDIGAHIAGIVSRDPRARVKKITGLSPAGEKWDANSRRLRATDADYVEVVHSDYLGVRALGIADQIGTVDLYLNTGTSQPGCSNNQCNHDRAWHVFAATLDTGGHLVGLRCETLADMTRNRCTGFPAVMLGTNALNKAGYSMYKDGAVLQGGLRIPLSDPRRQWRVLPA; from the exons ATGGTCCGAGCTAGTCTGGTGTTCGTTGCAGCAGTTTGCTTCA TTCAAGTATGTCAAAGCCAAGACGTACAAGTTAACGGACAATCTGTGCAACCTCGCTTCTTAGGAGGTCTTAACAGATACTACGTACACTATTG GGACGAGGGAGCCAATGGAACTCGCTATACGTATTTGGACAACACTCAAACCGCTATCGATGAGTTAGACCTTATTGAAGAGACGCAGACTGTGGCCATAGTTATCCACGGCCGCAATGATGCTTCTTTCAGCGACTTTACCAATACACTGGTTAACT CTTTCATCTACAGCGACAAATCCGTAGCAGTGATTGTGGTGGACTGGTCTCTTGTAGCTAACTTGGACTACACTACACTATTCAACTCCGTGCCCTTCGTTGCTGATGATATTATATCTCTTATAAGCCGAATGGTGACAGAGATAAAAATAAGCCCGCAATTGGTACATATCGTAGGATTTGATATTGGTGCACACATAGCTGGCATTGTTAGCAGGGATCCACGTGCTAGAGTGAAGAAAATTACTG GTCTTTCGCCTGCTGGTGAAAAATGGGATGCTAATTCCCGCCGCCTAAGAGCTACCGATGCTGACTACGTGGAGGTAGTTCACTCCGACTACCTAGGTGTCAGAGCTTTGGGCATTGCTGACCAAATTGGCACTGTAGACTTGTACCTTAACACTGGTACTTCCCAACCGGGCTGCTCTAACAACCAATGTAACCACGACCGCGCTTGGCATGTGTTTGCTGCTACTCTAGATACTGGTGGTCACTTGGTTGGTCTTCGTTGTGAAACCCTTGCTGATATGACCAGGAACCGGTGCACGGGCTTCCCTGCAGTAATGTTGGGTACCAATGCTCTGAACAAAGCCGG ATACAGCATGTATAAAGATGGAGCCGTACTGCAGGGAGGACTGCGAATCCCTCTGTCAGACCCGAGGCGCCAGTGGAGGGTCTTGCCTGCATAG
- the LOC141441365 gene encoding uncharacterized protein, protein MKRANNSSDDEESKRKKIRRYERKLNRLKQNLSEDSEVQHQPGPSQSSFEEPKDNYTEETEIQATDESLPEEFLLALGEEGNISEKIGDSIRQELVDRWENIMKTGIFKEKWTSLTEKYLTPSNFPKAIAPKLNSELVAALSETMIKRDKKFEYRQNLIGKILSCLGSLLTDIMKGNLNSLKLIEGINDSAKILCNMYYYDNIVRKHLALSSLPGSVKQAIASAPTDTYLLGENLSERLKAAKAIERNGTLLQQSKQPAKKPPPKTNLNWKGPSQKFPQKSNRARGGPRNQQYQQYQPNQPYQPHHQQQHQRRPASRPQQPKRRR, encoded by the exons atgaAGAGGGCAAATAACTCGTCGGATGATGAAGAATCGAAAAGGAAAAAGATCAGAAGATAtgaaagaaaacttaaccggcTTAAGCAAAACCTATCTGAAGATTCGGAAGTGCAGCACCAGCCCGGACCTAGCCAGTCTAGCTTCGAAGAACCCAAAGACAACTACACTGAGGAGACAG AAATTCAAGCCACGGACGAATCACTGCCAGAGGAGTTTCTGCTTGCCTTAGGCGAGGAGGGCAATATATCTGAAAAGATTGGAGACAGCATCCGACAAGAACTTGTAGACAGGTGGGAAAACATCATGAAGACAGGCATTTTTAAGGAGAAGTGGACCTCATTAACTGAGAAATATTTAACACCAAGCAATTTTCCCAAGGCCATTGCGCCTAAACTCAATTCAGAGTTGGTTGCTGCTCTTTCAGAGACTATGATTAAACGTGACAAGAAATTTGAGTACAGACAGAACCTGATCGGAAAGATTCTTTCATGTTTGGGTTCTCTATTAACTGATATAATGAAGGGGAACCTGAACAGTCTGAAACTCATAGAAGGGATTAATGACTCTGCAAAAATTCTGtgtaatatgtattattatgaCAATATTGTCAGAAAACACCTGGCTTTAAGCTCATTACCAGGCAGTGTCAAACAGGCTATTGCTAGTGCCCCaacagatacctacctactgggaGAAAATTTAAGCGAACGCTTAAAAGCAGCCAAGGCAATTGAAAGAAATGGAACATTACTTCAACAAAGTAAACAACCTGCTAAAAAGCCACCTCCAAAGACAAATTTAAACTGGAAAGGCCCGTCTCAGAAGTTTCCTCAAAAGAGCAACAGGGCAAGAGGCGGGCCCCGGAACCAGCAATACCAACAGTACCAGCCAAACCAGCCTTACCAGCCACACCACCAGCAGCAGCATCAACGCCGTCCAGCTTCCAGGCCCCAGCAGCCCAAACGTCGTCGCTAA